The Methylobacterium currus genome contains a region encoding:
- the queE gene encoding 7-carboxy-7-deazaguanine synthase, giving the protein MSYAVKEIFHTLQGEGAQAGRASVFCRFAGCNLWSGREADRAGAVCRFCDTDFVGTDGVGGGRFADAEALAAAIEACWGGARGRRYVVFTGGEPLLQLDEALLAAVHARGFEAAVETNGTQAAPAGIDWVCVSPKAGAPLRLTSGDELKLVYPQDGLDPDALAALDFRHLWLQPMDGPDRVAHTQAAVAHCLRDARWRLSLQTHKLIGIP; this is encoded by the coding sequence ATGAGCTACGCCGTCAAGGAGATCTTCCACACCCTCCAGGGCGAGGGCGCCCAGGCCGGGCGCGCCTCGGTGTTCTGCCGCTTTGCCGGCTGCAACCTGTGGAGCGGCCGCGAGGCCGACCGGGCGGGGGCCGTCTGCCGCTTCTGCGACACCGACTTCGTCGGCACCGACGGCGTGGGCGGCGGCCGCTTCGCCGATGCCGAGGCGCTGGCCGCGGCGATCGAGGCCTGCTGGGGCGGGGCCCGCGGGCGGCGCTACGTGGTGTTCACCGGCGGCGAGCCGCTGCTTCAGCTCGACGAGGCCCTGCTCGCGGCCGTGCATGCGAGGGGCTTCGAGGCGGCGGTGGAGACCAACGGCACGCAAGCGGCCCCGGCGGGGATCGACTGGGTCTGCGTCAGCCCGAAGGCGGGCGCGCCCTTGCGTCTCACGAGCGGCGACGAGCTGAAGCTCGTCTATCCGCAGGACGGCCTCGATCCGGACGCCCTCGCGGCGCTCGATTTCCGCCATCTCTGGCTCCAGCCGATGGACGGTCCCGACCGGGTCGCCCACACGCAAGCCGCGGTGGCCCATTGCCTGCGCGACGCCCGCTGGCGCCTGAGCCTGCAGACCCACAAGCTGATCGGGATTCCGTAA